AGGTCTTGTACGACTAGCAAGGTACATCAATTCCCCTATTGCACTTAAGTATGGTACTTCAGGACCAAGGATTTCTTCATCATTTTTCCGAGGGCGGAATGGGTCTTTATCCACATCTAGTGATCTTACAACCATTGGACTACTCAGCGGATGTGCTTGATCCAAAGAGAACCTTTTCAGTACCTTTTCTGTGTATGATGTACAAGGATGCCATTCTTTAGGTGCTCAATTTGTAGccctaagaaaaaaaaattctttccaAGATCTTCCATctcaaattatttcttcaaatatTCCACTGTATGTGAAATCTCTTCAGGAGTCCCAACAATGTTTAAACCATCAACATATAGTGCAATTATTACAAATCCTACCCCAAATCTCTTTATAAAATGCATAGACTGATGGGGTCATTCTTATAGCCTTCCTTTAGCAAGCACTCACTTAGGAGATTATACCACACACGCCCTGATTATTTCAATCCATAAAGAGATCTATTTAATTTAATGTAGTAATGTTCTCTAGAACTAGAATTTGCTGCTTCTGCCAGTTTAAGTCATTTCGAGACTTTCATATAAATGTCATTGTCCAGTGGCCCATACAATTAGGTTGTGACTACATCCATTAAACGTAAATCAAGTCCTTCTCTTATTTTCAGACTGATGAGAAATCTTAAAGTAGTGGCATCCACCACAGGAGAGTAAGTTTCTTCATAATCGATTTCAGGTCTTTGTGAGAATCCTTTTGCAACTAAACGTGCTTTGTATCGCACAATTTCTCCATATTCATTCTTCTTTCGCACAAAGACCAATTTATGTACCACCGATTTTACACCTTTAGGTGTACGGACTACTGGTCCAAATACTTCTCTCTTTGCAAGAGATTTTAATTCTGCCTCAATTGCTTTCTTCCATTTTGGCCAATTATCACTTTGTGTACAGTCTTCAATAGACTTTGGTTCTTGATCCTCATTTTCATCCATAACATCAACTGCTACATTTCATGCAAAAATTTCATCGACGTCGATTTTATTTCGGTTCCATTTTATTCCAGACATGACATAATTAGTTGAGATCTCTTCATTTTCAGGTACCTAATTGCTTCATTCGTCATGTCTAAAGTTTCTTCTATCCTTCAAAATTCTTTGTTTCCTCGTTCTGGCCATCATCAATCGACGCTCCTTTTCTTTTCCAAGGATTCTTATCTTTGGAACCAATAGGTCTACCACTCTTCAGGCGTGCTGTAGACTCACTAGCAGTTTGATATTGTCCTGCTGGGATATCAATTTTAATTGGTGCATTTAAAGCTGGTATATGTGACTTGGTCACTCTATTTGGGTCAGTAAATTCGTCTAGCAATTGATTTGCTAAGCTTTGTAAATGAATTATCTTTTGTACTTCTAATTCACATTGTTTAGTACGAGGATCAAGATTAGACAATGATAATTCATTCCAACTGATTTCCTTCTCCAGCTGTTTATTTTCTCCCCCTAATGTTGAAAAGACTGACTCATTAAAATGACAGTCTGCAAATCGAGCCTTAAATAAATCCCTTGTAGATGGCTCtagatatttaattattgatGGGGATTCAAATCCAATATATACTCCTAACCTCCTTTGAGGGCCCATATTAGAACGTTGTGGTGGAGCAATTGGAACATTTACAACACATCCAAAGATTTTCAGATGGATTAATTGGTTCCTGACCAAAAAACAATTGTGATGCAGAGAACTTTTTATTACTCGTTGGCTTGATGCAAATTAATGCTGCTACATGTAATATAGCATGTCCCCAAGCAGATATTGGGAGTTTGGACTTCATAAGTAATGGTCTAGCAATCAACTAGAGACGCTTGATTAATGATTCGGCTAGACCATTTTGTGTATAAACTGTGCTACGGGGTGTTCAACACTTAGCCCAGTGGACATGCAATATTCATCAAAGGCTTGAGAAGTaaatgtaaggttatgatacatatgaataaacataaatcatgcggaaaaaccataatgccaggaaacatattatttacacataatcatatagcataatttagatgcatacactttgtagcgtgccctccctagctgcgcccgaaccgaacaagaacaagtctttaggactccaagtgtcgtccctccgtagatagtccacagcacgtccggatccgccttaagattgaccaactagaatcgcccttaaggtactataattttcaggtattatagggcaataatatgactgatttttgctctcaaaattgtcactttgaatacttgaaaactcgttataaattgtgaacccaggccacatatttataggggtatggaaatagaattggaatcctactaggatacaaattaattaaattagaatcctagtataactcttatttaattaatttatgttttaggactaggaatttaatcattaaacgaatcctatacgctttaggtttcgtatgtgaacacaaacacacacgcacgcacagcagcccacgaggggcgccacgcgcgcgcgcgcacagcccgagcaacgcagcccaattgccacggagcccacgactgccgcagcctagggcgcgcgctgggcctgccttgcggtgggccaggcgcagccttgggctggcgtgttgtggcgcgcgtttcctttGCTGGACGTGgctctggcttcgtgctgggccttcgtctagcaagctcgtccgatgctaattcgtacgacgcgcttccgattaatttcccgattccggaattcatttccggatacgaacaatatttaacattttctattccggaattaatttccgtttcgaacaaatatttaatatttccgtttccggaattattttccgattccgataatatttccgattcagacaatatttccgtctccgacaatatttccgattccggcaatatttccatttccattaatattttccgatacgtaccatgtttccgtttccggcaaaatctacgacttggataatatttatatttccgatacgatccatatttccgtttccggcaatatcatcgtttccggagtattcatttgcttgcctttgacgatctcagctcccactggaaccaagatccgtcgattccgaatatccatagatggagtatttaatgccattaaatacttgatccgattacgtactatttgtgtgaccctacgggttcagtcaagagtaagctgtggattaatatcattaattccacttgagctgaagcggcctctagctaggcattcagctcacttgatctcactgaattattaacttgttaattaatactgaaccgaatttatttgactttaacattatatgcatacctggaccaagggcattatttccttcagtctcccacttgtccttagggacaagtgtgcatttcctaattcctttgtcgctcgatgcttgctcttgaacataaggtaagagttttcatccttattatgtccagaggtgtttctcggttttagagttcaactgatcaaataaacagataatcataacctatgattcatctgagcacggccatgcattttacagtttttagctctccgagtggccttttacaacttttaagcatctcatcccgatttatgggaggacaatcccaatcttgcgatcttgagattagacttcgtttgataggtgattttctgagcgttgcctttatagcctccttttacgatgcGACCGTTGGTCAACGTCatagtaaccagttctcaaacaagtaatctcaaatcactcaggtattgaggatttagtgtctaataattttaatgaaatttacttatgacagattttcatctcttacagtaaagtttcataggtctgtccaatactagtctttccaaagtaagtatctatgaaaatgattatgacattgccatgtccacatagttcaagaaacagaactactagtcatcttgaattctagtcgtctaacgttttctatgcgtccatctttatagaaaactacgaccagggaccattttcaacttttgacattcaagttcacttgatagacatttcttagtcacaggactggtcctgacagtctatcttgaatatattgtcaaattgaagggactcatcatttaatactaaaccaagattaaatggaatatgaaaatgcatttcatatatgataaatgttc
This genomic stretch from Spinacia oleracea cultivar Varoflay chromosome 3, BTI_SOV_V1, whole genome shotgun sequence harbors:
- the LOC110778870 gene encoding uncharacterized protein is translated as MGPQRRLGVYIGFESPSIIKYLEPSTRDLFKARFADCHFNESVFSTLGGENKQLEKEISWNELSLSNLDPRTKQCELEVQKIIHLQSLANQLLDEFTDPNRVTKSHIPALNAPIKIDIPAGQYQTASESTARLKSGRPIGSKDKNPWKRKGASIDDGQNEETKNFEG